The Papaver somniferum cultivar HN1 chromosome 3, ASM357369v1, whole genome shotgun sequence genome includes a region encoding these proteins:
- the LOC113358678 gene encoding uncharacterized protein LOC113358678 isoform X1 produces MTCIKEDQYPKAIKEANEIGGPAVVMRFLNDPKVLQKLGDGMGFGTSGDVVNPTEYGLYSVPYDNAEDKSSKEGTSIVHRTSGVGDTEKEMDRLPKEERVTEERKMSKNQWSNRRKKLKKAHERRTALAAQFPIVEELEIGNLQHDFSADPISTSISEEGLEELMSCDKKDPYLKPIVEDIEIGGPTVMMRYLNDPEVLQKLGQAMGFGLSGEIVDATKHNAPADYAKSKTAKESDSVVFAGNKGNRRHNEATTAKPINFYRFCYNCCEGGHKTSQCPIEKVQAADKRDQTNTWVLE; encoded by the exons ATGACTTgcatcaaggaagatcaatatcCAAAAGCTATTAAGGAAGCTAATGAGATTGGTGGTCCAGCTGTAGTGATGAG GTTCTTGAATGATCCCAAGGTTTTACAGAAGTTGGGGGATGGTATGGGCTTTGGAACTTCAGGAGATGTTGTCAATCCAACTGAATATGGACTATATAGTGTACCATATGATAATGCAGAAGATAAATCTTCCAAAGAGGGCACATCAATTGTTCACCGGACTAGTGGTGTTGGTGACACTGAG AAGGAAATGGATAGGTTGCCGAAAGAAGAAAGGGttacagaagaaaggaaaatgtcAAAGAATCAATGGAGCAATAGGAGGAAAAAGCTCAAAAAAGCACATGAAAGGAGGACTGCACTGGCTGCGCAATT CCCTATTGTAGAAGAACTTGAGATTGGTAATCTCCAGCATGACTTTTCGGCAGATCCTATTTCTACCTCTATCTCCGAAGAAGGTCTTGAAGAATTAATGTCTTGCGACAAGAAAGATCCATATTTGAAACCTATTGTAGAAGATATCGAGATTGGTGGTCCAACAGTAATGATGAG GTACTTGAATGATCCTGAGGTTTTGCAGAAGTTGGGGCAGGCAATGGGTTTTGGACTTTCAGGGGAAATTGTAGATGCAACTAAACATAATGCACCGGCTGATTATGCAAAAAGTAAAACTGCCAAAGAGAGTGATTCGGTTGTCTTCGCTGGGAACAAGGGGAACCGCAGGCACAATGAGGCTACTACAGCAAAACCAATTAATTTCTATCGGTTTTGCTATAACTGTTGTGAAGGGGGGCATAAGACATCGCAATGCCCTATAGAGAAGGTGCAAGCAGCAGACAAACGTGATCAGACAAACACCTGGGTTTTGGAATAG
- the LOC113360669 gene encoding SUPPRESSOR OF ABI3-5-like: MLTGGGTYKRKRFTEEEFPREATSPSYASYLETLMRDSAPPPAVGTCPQPRRKGFDEEPALARDSSQHDKPYVDKLQDSYHGTDSCYDHGYDGTERLSGCNRADFPPDDSDYDRGGKRDDSWKRCDSRERDKKSLSRERDQSDYDRGDKRDDSWKRRDSRERDKKSLSRERDQPDYDRGGKRDDSWKRSRERDQSDYDRGGKRDDSWKRSRERDQSDYDRGGKRDDSWKRHDSRKRDKKSLSRERYRSDYDRGGKKDDSWKRSDSRERDKKSLSRERYQSDYDRGGKRDDSWKRRDSRQRDKKSLSRERDQSPRRRCRHSCSRGNDDRQRSKSPRGYSHHRSYLEDSYDVGRHSSTGKLMNRDDGRIQDHSKVVPSVTVVVKGLPEKTTKEDLYRILVTARKMVDGIGDAGLVVDGRSLLFQFSHRKMCLQQTAVVADVVQKKK; the protein is encoded by the exons ATGCTAACT GGGGGTGGTACATATAAGCGTAAAAGGTTTACTGAGGAGGAATTCCCAAGAGAGGCCACTTCTCCTAGTTATGCTTCCTATCTAGAGACACTTATGCGTGATAGTGCACCCCCACCAGCAGTTGGCACTTGTCCTCAACCAAGGAGGAAAGGGTTTGATGAAGAACCTGCTTTAGCAAGAGACTCGAGTCAACATGACAAGCCTTATG TGGATAAGTTGCAAGATAGCTATCACGGCACTGACAGCTGCTACGACCATGGGTATGACGGGACTGAGAGGCTTAGTGGATGTAATCGTGCTGATTTTCCACCTGATGATTCTGATTATGACAGAGGTGGTAAGAGAGATGATAGTTGGAAAAGGTGTGATTCCCGTGAAcgtgataaaaagagtttgagTCGAGAGAGAGATCAATCTGATTATGACAGAGGTGATAAGAGAGATGATAGTTGGAAAAGGCGTGATTCCCGTGAAcgtgataaaaagagtttgagTCGAGAGAGAGATCAACCTGATTATGACAGAGGTGGTAAGAGAGATGATAGTTGGAAAAGGAGTCGAGAGAGAGATCAATCTGATTATGACAGAGGTGGTAAGAGAGATGATAGTTGGAAAAGGAGTCGAGAGAGAGATCAATCTGATTATGACAGAGGTGGTAAGAGAGATGATAGTTGGAAAAGGCATGATTCTCGTAAAcgtgataaaaagagtttgagTCGAGAGAGATATCGATCTGATTATGATAGAGGTGGTAAGAAAGATGATAGTTGGAAAAGGTCTGATTCCCGTGAAcgtgataaaaagagtttgagTCGAGAGAGATATCAATCTGATTATGACAGAGGTGGTAAGAGAGATGATAGTTGGAAAAGGCGTGATTCCCGTCAAcgtgataaaaagagtttgagTCGAGAGAGAGATCAAAGTCCGCGAAGGAGATGCCGACATTCTTGTTCACGTGGAAATGATGATCGTCAGAGATCAAAGTCTCCTCGAGGTTACAGCCACCATCGAAGTTACCTGGAGGACAGCTATGATGTAGGCCGGCACAGTAGTACTGGAAAGTTAATGAACCGTGATGACGGACGAATTCAGGACCATTCTAAAGTG GTTCCATCTGTGACAGTTGTGGTGAAGGGTTTGCCAGAGAAGACAACCAAGGAAGATCTTTATCGGATCCTG GTAACGGCTCGTAAGATGGTGGATGGAATTGGAGATGCTGGTCTTGTTGTTGATGGGAGAAGTCTTCTATTTCAGTTCAG TCATCGAAAAATGTGTTTACAACAGACAGCAGTAGTAGCAGATGTGGTTCAAAAGAAGAAGTAA
- the LOC113358679 gene encoding uncharacterized protein LOC113358679, giving the protein MQHYQRPSLQVPPSNMPQMQPRPSHLPLLPHSHLSRPPPMAGSLPMPSMSNSPQLPQMPVQMQRSSLQVPSSNMLQMQPPPSHLSLPPHSHLSRPPPMAGSLPMPSMSSSPQQRPSLQPASNMPQMQPPPSHLSLPPYSHLSRPPPMTGSLPMPSLLNSPQLPPMPVQMGSQGSVNHMVQPMPQGRLMHMKQMHSRFVPADALQQPPHGGYANGMPNIQGPSGPSGPGQMYPPLGGPYNHGQPVQMSMVAALNPFQNGGTYNRKRFPEEGFPREATSPSYASYLETLMRGSGPPPAVGTWPQPRRKGFDEESALARDSRQHDKPYGDSFRELDRLQEPKKYCEIDNFQVVDKYPDSYRGIDSYYNHGHDGPGMLSRCNHFPPDDFDHMPCISLTTEVSHEQSCYDSRECDKKSSSQERDQSPERTEKAIERDVQHQQDGGGERIQQIQQKLQQQQKQLQQQLLEVDEIQPEPSSILEERITCIKELQKLQQQKKQLPQQLLEVDEIQHEPSSDGISSSILEERTTCIKELRKLQLQQKQQKLLEVNEIQLEPSSHGISSSILEKRTTCSKEDQYPKAITEANEISGPAAVMRFSNDPEVLQKLGDGIGFGVSSDVVKPTEYNSPDDNAEDKSAKEDTSTSSHGISSSILEERITCIKENQYPKAITEANEIGGPAVVMRFSNDPEVLQKLGDGMNFGVSSDVVNPTEYNAPDDNAEDKSVKEDTSVHQTGGVGDIEEMDRLPKEERIREKRKMNQSRSSYRKKIKRSVRRAALAAQSREDNAPHCDTGHERKKCVTATSENSAALPIVEELEIGNLQHDFSSDPISASMLEENVEELTSCIKEDPYLKPIVEDIEIGGPTKEMDRLLKERLTEIRKMPNKQRSSKRKKFKRLYERAAQSPNVEELEIGNIQHDLSSDPISTSISEEDLEELMFCIKKDPYLKPIVEDIEIGGPTIMMRYLNDPEVLQKLGQAMGFGLSGEIVDTTEPNAPADYADDKSTKENDSIVYAGHKGNCGHKDVGNEGVVVPIWNEAIAAEQINFYGFCYNCRERGHKASQCPKEKVQAGDKREQPSTGVGISNVQPRGEVVAPAWNEAIAAEPNFNRFCYNCRERGHKASQCPKEKVQRGDEREQPNTGVGNSNVEPHGQVVAPASNGAIAAKPTKFNRFCYNCRERGHKASQCPKEKVQAGNKLVQPDTGGRKQ; this is encoded by the exons ATGCAACATTAT CAAAGACCTTCTTTACAAGTCCCACCCTCAAATATGCCGCAGATGCAGCCACGACCATCTCATTTACCCCTCCTACCACACTCTCATTTGTCTCGCCCTCCCCCAATGGCAGGTTCTTTGCCCATGCCCTCGATGTCTAACTCACCACAATTGCCACAAATGCCCGTTCAAATG CAAAGGTCTTCTTTACAAGTCCCGTCCTCAAATATGCTGCAGATGCAGCCACCACCATCTCATTTATCCCTCCCACCACATTCTCATTTGTCTCGCCCTCCCCCAATGGCAGGTTCTTTGCCCATGCCCTCGATGTCTAGCTCCCCACAG CAAAGACCTTCTTTACAACCAGCCTCAAATATGCCGCAGATGCAGCCACCACCATCTCATTTATCCCTCCCACCATATTCTCATTTGTCTCGCCCTCCCCCAATGACAGGTTCTTTGCCCATGCCCTCGTTGTTGAACTCACCACAATTGCCACCAATGCCCGTTCAAATG GGGAGCCAAGGTTCGGTGAATCATATGGTGCAGCCAATGCCACAAGGACGTTTGATGCATATGAAACAAATGCATTCAAGATTTGTACCAGCTGATGCTCTACAGCAACCCCCACATGGTGGTTATGCTAATGGGATGCCTAATATTCAGGGACCTTCAGGACCAAGTGGACCCGGCCAAATGTATCCTCCATTGGGCGGTCCTTACAACCACGGACAACCTGTTCAAATGTCAATGGTTGCAGCACTTAATCCGTTCCAG AATGGTGGTACATACAATCGTAAAAGGTTTCCTGAGGAGGGATTCCCTAGGGAGGCCACCTCCCCTAGTTATGCTTCCTATCTAGAGACACTTATGCGGGGTAGTGGACCCCCACCAGCAGTTGGCACTTGGCCTCAACCAAGGAGGAAAGGGTTTGATGAAGAATCTGCTTTAGCAAGAGACTCGAGACAACATGACAAGCCTTATGGTGATTCATTCCGTGAACTGGACAGATTGCAGGAACCCAAGAAATATTGCGAGATTGATAATTTTCAAGTAGTGGATAAATATCCAGATAGCTATCGTGGCATCGACAGCTACTACAACCATGGGCATGATGGGCCTGGGATGCTTAGTAGATGTAATCATTTTCCACCTGATGATTTTGATCATATGCCATGTATATCCCTAACCACAGAAGTTAGCCATGAACAGTCCTGCTATGATTCCCGTGAATGTGATAAAAAGAGTTCGAGTCAAGAGAGAGATCAAAGTCCAGAAAGAACTGAAAAGGCTATAGAAAGAGATGTCCAACATCAACAAGATGGAGGAGGtgagagaatacaacaaatacAGCAAAAactgcaacagcagcagaaacaactGCAGCAGCAACTACTTGAGGTTGATGAAATCCAGCCTGAGCCTTCTTCTATTCTTGAAGAAAGAATAACTTGTATCAAGGAACTGCAGAAACTGCAACAGCAGAAGAAACAACTGCCTCAGCAACTACTTGAGGTTGATGAAATCCAGCATGAGCCTTCTTCAGATGGTATTTCATCTTCTATTCTTGAAGAAAGAACAACTTGTATCAAGGAACTACGTAAACTGCAACTGCAGCAGAAACAACAGAAACTACTTGAGGTTAATGAAATCCAGCTTGAGCCTTCTTCACAtggtatttcttcttctattcttGAAAAAAGAACAACTTGCAGCAAGGAAGATCAATATCCAAAAGCTATTACGGAAGCTAATGAGATCAGTGGTCCAGCTGCAGTGATGAG ATTCTCGAATGATCCTGAGGTATTACAGAAGTTGGGGGATGGTATAGGCTTTGGAGTTTCAAGTGATGTTGTCAAACCAACTGAATATAATTCACCAGATGATAATGCAGAAGATAAATCTGCCAAAGAGGACACGTCGACTTCTTCACATGGcatttcttcttctattcttGAAGAAAGAATAACATGCATCAAGGAAAATCAATATCCAAAAGCTATTACCGAAGCTAATGAGATCGGTGGTCCAGCTGTAGTGATGAG GTTCTCGAATGATCCCGAGGTTTTACAGAAATTGGGGGATGGTATGAACTTTGGAGTTTCAAGTGATGTTGTCAATCCAACTGAATATAATGCACCAGATGATAATGCAGAAGATAAATCTGTCAAAGAGGACACGTCTGTTCATCAGACAGGTGGTGTTGGCGACATTGAG GAAATGGATAGGTTGCCGAAAGAAGAGAGGATTAGAGAAAAAAGGAAAATGAATCAGTCACGGAGCAGTTATAGGAAAAAGATAAAAAGATCAGTAAGGAGGGCTGCACTGGCTGCACAATC GAGAGAAGATAATGCTCCTCATTGTGATACTGGtcatgaaagaaagaagtgtgTAACAGCTACTTCGGAAAACAGCGCAGCTCT CCCTATTGTAGAAGAACTTGAGATTGGTAATCTCCAGCATGACTTTTCCTCAGATCCTATTTCTGCCTCTATGCTCGAAGAAAATGTTGAAGAACTAACGTCTTGCATCAAGGAAGATCCATATTTAAAACCTATTGTAGAAGATATCGAGATTGGCGGTCCAACG AAGGAAATGGATAGGTTGCTGAAAGAGAGGCTTACAGAAATAAGGAAAATGCCTAACAAGCAACGGAGCAGTAAGAGGAAAAAGTTCAAAAGATTATATGAAAGGGCTGCACAATC CCCTAATGTAGAAGAACTTGAGATTGGTAATATCCAGCACGATTTATCCTCAGATCCTATTTCTACCTCCATCtccgaagaagatcttgaagaacTGATGTTTTGCATCAAGAAAGATCCATATTTGAAACCTATTGTAGAAGATATCGAAATTGGTGGTCCAACAATAATGATGAG GTACTTGAATGATCCTGAGGTTCTGCAAAAGTTGGGGCAGGCTATGGGTTTTGGCCTTTCAGGGGAAATTGTAGATACAACTGAACCTAATGCTCCGGCTGATTATGCAGATGATAAAAGTACCAAAGAGAATGATTCGATTGTCTATGCTGGGCACAAGGGGAACTGTGGGCACAAGGATGTTGGTAACGAAGGGGTTGTAGTGCCAATATGGAATGAGGCTATTGCAGCAGAACAGattaatttttatgggttttgttaTAACTGTCGTGAAAGGGGTCATAAGGCATCGCAATGCCCTAAAGAGAAGGTGCAAGCAGGAGACAAACGTGAGCAACCAAGCACTGGGGTTGGAATCAGTAATGTGCAACCTCGTGGCGAGGTTGTAGCACCAGCATGGAATGAGGCTATTGCAGCAGAGCCAAATTTCAATCGATTTTGTTATAACTGTCGTGAAAGGGGGCATAAGGCATCGCAATGCCCTAAAGAGAAAGTGCAAAGAGGGGATGAACGTGAGCAACCAAACACTGGGGTAGGAAACAGTAATGTGGAGCCTCATGGCCAGGTTGTAGCACCAGCATCGAATGGGGCTATTGCAGCAAAACCTACTAAGTTCAATCGGTTTTGTTATAACTGTCGTGAAAGGGGGCATAAGGCATCACAATGCCCTAAAGAGAAGGTGCAAGCAGGAAACAAACTCGTGCAACCAGACACTGGGGGCCGCAAACAGTAA
- the LOC113358678 gene encoding uncharacterized protein LOC113358678 isoform X2: MTCIKEDQYPKAIKEANEIGGPAVVMRFLNDPKVLQKLGDGMGFGTSGDVVNPTEYGLYSVPYDNAEDKSSKEGTSIVHRTSGVGDTEEMDRLPKEERVTEERKMSKNQWSNRRKKLKKAHERRTALAAQFPIVEELEIGNLQHDFSADPISTSISEEGLEELMSCDKKDPYLKPIVEDIEIGGPTVMMRYLNDPEVLQKLGQAMGFGLSGEIVDATKHNAPADYAKSKTAKESDSVVFAGNKGNRRHNEATTAKPINFYRFCYNCCEGGHKTSQCPIEKVQAADKRDQTNTWVLE, encoded by the exons ATGACTTgcatcaaggaagatcaatatcCAAAAGCTATTAAGGAAGCTAATGAGATTGGTGGTCCAGCTGTAGTGATGAG GTTCTTGAATGATCCCAAGGTTTTACAGAAGTTGGGGGATGGTATGGGCTTTGGAACTTCAGGAGATGTTGTCAATCCAACTGAATATGGACTATATAGTGTACCATATGATAATGCAGAAGATAAATCTTCCAAAGAGGGCACATCAATTGTTCACCGGACTAGTGGTGTTGGTGACACTGAG GAAATGGATAGGTTGCCGAAAGAAGAAAGGGttacagaagaaaggaaaatgtcAAAGAATCAATGGAGCAATAGGAGGAAAAAGCTCAAAAAAGCACATGAAAGGAGGACTGCACTGGCTGCGCAATT CCCTATTGTAGAAGAACTTGAGATTGGTAATCTCCAGCATGACTTTTCGGCAGATCCTATTTCTACCTCTATCTCCGAAGAAGGTCTTGAAGAATTAATGTCTTGCGACAAGAAAGATCCATATTTGAAACCTATTGTAGAAGATATCGAGATTGGTGGTCCAACAGTAATGATGAG GTACTTGAATGATCCTGAGGTTTTGCAGAAGTTGGGGCAGGCAATGGGTTTTGGACTTTCAGGGGAAATTGTAGATGCAACTAAACATAATGCACCGGCTGATTATGCAAAAAGTAAAACTGCCAAAGAGAGTGATTCGGTTGTCTTCGCTGGGAACAAGGGGAACCGCAGGCACAATGAGGCTACTACAGCAAAACCAATTAATTTCTATCGGTTTTGCTATAACTGTTGTGAAGGGGGGCATAAGACATCGCAATGCCCTATAGAGAAGGTGCAAGCAGCAGACAAACGTGATCAGACAAACACCTGGGTTTTGGAATAG